Within the Candidatus Aegiribacteria sp. genome, the region CCTCATCGGTCAGATGAATTGAAACCGAAGTGTAAGCCATGCTTCCTCCTTGATGCGTATATAACAGACCCATCAAATATATCACATAGCATTAACTATTGCAAGTAGGTACTAGTATAGCCTGTCGTATCCTGCTTGTTCGTCGTACAATGGTCATTCAGTTTGCTGAGTTCCCTGTAGTTATCGAGTGCTTTCCCTGAAAAGAAGCATGAGTCTTCTGTATTCATGCGCGAGTATTTTCCTGTTTCTGAGATTCTTTATGTTCTTCATGCCGATATGAAAAACGTCCCTTGCTGTCTCAGGCTGTTTCATGCGATTCACCGCCAGATTCATGATCCTCATATATACTTCGAGCCTCTGCGGATCTCTTGGTATCATTTCTTTCAACAGATCAAGAGCTTCTTCGTACCTGCCTTCCATTATTCTCGCTTCAGGCATGCTGAACATCAGATTGATCTCCGGATTACTGGACTTTGGAAAGAATATCGCGCCTAAAGGATTCGTAATCAGCATGGAAAGAGGTTCCCCCATAAAACAAGCCGACAGAGCGAGCGGAAATACAGCAAACAACGATACGGGATAACCTTTCTTGAACATTATTAAACTTACTACGAAAAAGGGCAGCGCGATCAGGAATCGTTTCAGAAGCAGTTTCAGAGCATCCGATTTATCGCTCAATCCTGAATCCTCCTCAGCGGTTTCTGCCCTGTTAGAACAAGCCAGAGCAGAGCATAGAACCAGGAAACCTTCTTCCAGCCTGTCAGGTGTTTCAGGTTCAGCAGAGTGGGCACTTTCCGTCCAATTCTGAGTTTTTCCAGTATATCGTCTCCGCCGCTGACATTCTTGTTGAGGACACTAACTACTTTTCCGGGAACCGGGGCTCGCAAGTCATCGGCGGCAACAGCAAGAGCAGATGCAATTGCTCCATTCAATCTGGTTTCATAGGCATTCAGCGCGAACTTATCCCAGCTGCCCGCTTCAGAAACCTTCCTGCACAGCAGGCAGATATCCACCCACCATACAGGTCTTATGCTGCTATTCGTAAGCATATGAATAAGTACCAAAAGCAAAGCGTTATGCCAGGCGAAACCCGTCAAACCAGGTTCCAGAAGCCTGCCGTTCTCAAACAGGTCGGCTGGAAGCTTTCCGGGAAATGTCGCAGGGAAATAGAATATGTGAGTGTGCAGCTCAGCCATTGTGCCGTACCTGTACATCTTCATCTCAGACACGATGCCTGAAGAGAAAATACCGTCCCCGGGAGACCCTCTTGACCAGCCGCACTGATCAAAAACCTTCAGAATTCTTTGCCGATCCTCTATTTTCAGGAACAGATCGGCATCACACATCGGCCTTCCTCCGGGAAAAGGGTACACGCTTCTGGCCAGATCAAAACCTTTAACAGCCCACAGTCTGATACCCTCTTTTGAGATACTCTCAAGAACGGGACGCAATATCTCTTCCCTGCGGAACCATTCTGCTGCTGTGAAAAGGCTGATCTTCCCTTGTCCCGTCTCCTTCGCCAGAAGAGGGGAAAGTCCATGGGTTCTGCCTGGATCAGGTCCAGCGTACGCTCCGGACACTCCCCCGGACAGGAGCCATCTGCACGCAGCTATTGTTATCGGGTCTGGCAGCGCTGCTTTTTTCATATTGCTTAATTGATACATCCCTGATTTGTGTTTCACCAGCCTTCTCTTGATTTCTACCGAGCAGGCTTTATAGATTAGTCTTATGAAAAGCGAAAACGACAGTAAAAAAATCATGCTGGGAAGAGCTGTCTCTTTTGTCTGGAAGAGCAGCCCGGGACTTACCATCGCCAATCTCCTGCTGACTCTTCTTCAGGGCTTACTTCCACTGATTCCGCTTTACCTGATGAAACTCCTCATAGATTCAGTTGAGGAGGTTATTTCCGGAGTGGAGGCTGCTTCATTTGGTCATATTGGTCTGCTCATAGGTATCATGGGCGGTGTCGCGCTTCTGATGTCTGCCGTAAAAGCCATCGCCGGGATTGTTGAGCAGACCCAGTCCAGGGTCGTTACAGATTACATGCAGGATGTCCTACACGAAAAATCTATCGGTATTGACCTCGCTTACTATGAGGATTCGCGTTTCTACGATACTCTTCACAGGGCACAGAGCGAAGCTCCCTTCAGGCCAACGAGCATTGTCAACGGTCTTATAAAGACGTTCCAGAACTGTGTTTCTTTGCTGGCCATGGTCGGCCTGCTGCTGTCTTTCCACTGGATCGTTGCCGTTATCCTTCTTGCCGCCGCGCTGCCTGGAGTGTTCGTGAAGCTGAAGTTCTCGAAAATATCATGGAAGTGGCAAAGAAAGAGAACGGAAACCGAACGCAGGGCATGGTACAAGCACTGGCTGATAACTTCTGTCGGGCATGCCAAGGAGCTTCGGCTGTTCGGCCTGGGCGAACACTTCAGAAAAAGATACCGGGATCTAAGAACCATCCTCAGGGAAGAGATGCTCGGTATAGCAAGAAGGAAAGCTGCAGCCGACCTTGCCACTCAGGCTGTGGCAACTGTGCTGGTTTACGGGTCACTCGCTTTTATCGCATGGCAGGCATTCCGCAGTTTCATCACAATAGGCGGCATGGTGATGTATTTCCAGGCCTTTCAAAAGGGACTCGGATATCTCAAGGGAATGCTTGGCAGCCTTGCCGGACTTTACGAGGGAAATTTATTTCTCTCCAATCTTTTCGATTTCCTTGATATCAAGCCTTCAGTTGTTAATCCTCCGGAACCGAAGCCATTTCCCTCACCAATCAGCAGGGGAATTGACTTTAATCATGTGAATTTCTGTTATCCGTCCGGCAGCAGCAAAGCGCTTGATGACATCTCGCTTAACATCAGGCAGGGGGAGATGCTCGCCCTGGTCGGAGAGAACGGCTCCGGGAAAACAACCCTTGTTAAACTTCTTTGCAGGCTTTACGACCCTGACACAGGCTTTATAAGTGTAGACGGAACACCGATAAGAGATTTTAAAATTGAGGATCATCGAGACAACATCAGTGTGACCTTCCAGGATTATGCCAGATACCACCTTACAGCCGGGCAGAACATCAGCCTGGGCGATATTCAGCACACTTACGATGAAACCGCCATCCGGAGGGCGGCAGTTACAGCGGGGACCGATGACCTCATCTCGAATTTGCCGGACGGTTACAATACGGTGCTTGGCAGATGGTTCAAGGGCGGCAAGGAACTTTCCATAGGCGAATGGCAGAAGATAGCCCTTGCCAGAGCTTTCATACGGAATTCTCCGATTGTTATTCTCGATGAGCCAACCAGCGCATTGGACGCGAAATCAGAGCTGGATGTGTTCATAAAATTCAGAGAACTCGTCCGTGGAAAAACTTCTGTGGTGATATCACACAGATTCTCAACGGTAAGAATGGCTGACAGAATCGCTGTAATGCACAAAGGCAGAATAGTCGAACAGGGAACCCATGAAGAACTCATGGCGAAAAAGGGCAAATACCACGAAATGTACACTATTCAGGCAAGCGCCTATAACTGAGAAGCTCCCTTCATTTCTCTTCCCTTGCGTCAACATCGCGTAAGCTTCCGATTCCGTTAGCTTTCAGGAAAGCCCTGTAGCATCCTCTCCAGCCGGGTTCCAGAAGAGTCTTCATAATCCAATGTTCCTTTTGTTGACCTGGAATGGTTCAATGTAGTATCGTTTTTAGTATGAAAATGTTGTGTAAGGATTAAAGTGCGGTATGGGTTGAAATCAACCTTCCCGTTGCGTTAACAGATACTATTCGAATTGCGGAGAGGTTATCATGATGAAAAAAGGTCCAATTGCTGTTTCCATTCTCCTTGCGGCTCTAGGAACAGCAGCGGGAAAGACTCCGGAGAATCTGATAATTGATTCCCATGGGGCCGGTGAGTTAAGTGAAACCGATGCGGCCAACAGGCCTGTTCTCAGCGGATCCGAACAGATCCTTAATTCTCCCGGAGGTCATTTTAAGATCCACTGGACGGATTCAGGCTCCGATTCCGTAAGTTACGCCTATGCCTTGAGTATCGCCATTGCAGCGGATTCTTCCTGGCAGGTACAATGTAATGAGATGGGGTTTTTCCAACCACCACCGGATAACGGTATCGGCGGAGACGACCTCTACGACATTTACATTGTAAGCCTTTCCGGCGAAGTTACGGGATATACTTCTTGCTTCGGGGAATACCACCCGCCGGATTCAACTCATGACTGTTCGGCAAGTTATATCGTTGTACACAGTTCCATCCCCGATGCGGATCAGAGAAACTGCGTTGTGGCACATGAGTTCCAGCACGCCATTCAGATTTCCTACGATTACAATGAAGCTGGCTGGTTCATGGAGAACTGCGCTGTGTGGATGACCGAAATGGTCTACCCGGATGCGGACGATTATCTTGGCATTATAAGTTCCGGTGACAATGCCCTCAGAACCCCATGGCTTGACATCAGATCCTACAGCCACGGTGGTTTTCCCTGGGCATGGATGATGTGGGACAGATGGGGCTACGAGTCCGTCCGCAGTGTCTGGGAATACTGCGCATCCGAAGGAGGCAACAACATGTTCGGAGCACATGAGAGCATGTTTACCGACCATGGGATAACTTTCGAGGAGTTCTTCATGGACTACGGTGCATGGCGATGGTTCACGGCGGACAATTGGTTCGATGGCTGCGGCATGTACAATCCGGAGGCATCAACCTGGCTTCCGGGTCCCGTGGTCCTGCCCTGTCACGATGTCACAAGCCTTCCCTTCACAGGGGACCAGACTGCAGACTCTCCCCCTGAACGGTACGGTATTCACTGGATAAGAGTGGACCTTTCGAATTATCAGGATAACTGGATAATGATGAACTTCAACGGGCGCGATTATTTCGAGTGGAACATGGGTGTCATAATGCAGAACCTGTCCGGACAGCTCTATTTCGAATGGTTCGATTGCGATCCATCAACCGGTGATCTGGAGCTGGTACTGGAAGCGAATGGTTGGGATTACTTCATATACTTCCCCGCTTTTATGGATATTACATCACTCGATCATCTATATGAGATATCAATACTCCTAAACAATGGAATAGAAGGCTCTTCAGTAGTTGAAGACCAATTGAATCTGAGAGTATCTTCCAATCCCATGCCAGCCAGAGGCAGCGTGACCTTCAGCTTGCCGGAGTCAGGCAGCGTACTTCTGCAGATTTATGACTTAAGCGGCAGGAAAGCGGCAACCATTGTGCATGGTGAGATGGATGCTGGAATACATACGGTCCCTCTGGATGTTCCCGATCTCTCCCCGGGAACGTACTTCGTGGTGCTCTTCTCCGGAGACAGCATGGCCGGGGAACGGGTGGTCATCTTAAGGAATGAACCGTAGTGCGGACATGAATCAACATCTACTTATCTTCACGTGCGTCAACATCGTATAAGCTTCTGATTCCGTTGGCTTTCAGGAAAGCCCTGTAGCATCCTCTCCAGCTGGGCGCAAGGAGGGTTTTCTGTATCTGCTGGGTAATGCCCGGGCAGCCACCATTGCAGTATTTCACCCATTCGCAGTCAGTGCACGTGGATATCTCAGATAGCTGTACTACATACCTGTCTCTGACCTCTTTTATTACCGGACTGTTCCTCCAGACATCCAGCATGTCATCGGCGAGCATGTTACCCATAGTAAGATCGTGCAGCATGGAACATGGAACTATCGACCCATCGTGCAGAATTCCGAATTTATTGAACACGCCTCCGCAGGATGACAGGAACCCCATTTTCCATCCGCTGATACTCTGGCCTGTACGTCTTGCATCCTCCATCTCCCTGTACATTCTCAATTTAGCTAGCGGCCCGGCGTTGGCGGTGATTCGTCCGGGATACTTTTTCTGAAGTTTCTCAAGCATCAGCCCTACTCGAAGAGTATCCACGTGATCCAGAGCGACTTCGTCCTCATATGTGCACCCCGCGCCAATTGGTGAAGCCTCGTTATTCGTAAAGGATGGCAGGCCGATTTCATCAAGCAGCAGTTCTGCGATGTCTTCAAGGTCATCCATGTTGTGCTTGCTGATTGTAACCCGTACCGTAGCTGGAAATCTGTTTCTAACAAGTAGCTTTAGCCCGCGAGTTGCCCTGCCGAAACTCCCGGGGCGGCTCAGGTTGTGCACTTCAGGACATGAGCCATCTATCGATACCTGTATGCTGTCGAGACGGAGACGTCTTTTTCCAACACTGAAAGCGGTTATGGTTTTTTCGTCAATTAGCGTACCGTTTGTGAGAATACTGTATCGCATCCTGTTCTCGATGATTGAATCGACGAGTTCGAAAATGTCAGGCCTTGTGAATACTTCACCACCGGTAAGTGTAACTCGCATCACCTTAGCTTTTCCCAGCTTGCTTACAATCCTCTTCCATTCCTCGGTTGACAGGTCTGACAGAGCAACCATTTCATCAGAATAGAAACAGTATCTGCATTTGAGATTGCATTTACCGGTTATCGAAATATCAACCGATGAAGGGGCAGCGGCATGTTTTGGAACTGAGAAATCACTATTCTCCAATGAATCCTTCTTTCCAGCTGGCAGGCTTTCTGGCTGTAATGTTACTTACTTATTAAAGAACTCTTCTATACGGTCAAACGCCTTATCAATCACATTTTCGGGCACGCAAAAAGACATTCGAATGTGATTCTCTCCGGTCGGGCCAAATGCGATACCCGGAGTTACAGATACTTTTGCCTCTCTTAAAAGCTCCTTCGCGAAATGCAAAGAACCCTGATCTATAGAGCTGTGAAGAACCTTCGGAAACATCAGATATGAGCCCTGTGGTCTCTGGTAACTGAAAAATTCTTGAAAACCGTCGAGTCTATCGCACATAAGGTTTCTGGCTGAAAGATATTTACTCCTGAACGTTTCCACGCAATCCTGAGGGCCGTTCAATGCAGCAATAGCGGCATATTGGGAAACGACAGGTGCGCAAATAGCCAGAGGGATATGTGCTTTCTGAATCTGAGGGATTATGCTTTTATCCGCATTAAGGTAACCTATACGCCATCCTGTCATCGCGTACGTTTTCGTAAAAGTAAAGCAGCTTATCACATTCTTTTTCAACTCCGGTACGGAACCGATAGCGAAGTGCTCCGCATTATCGTATACAAAATATTCGTAAGCCTCATCAGTAATTATGAACAGGTTGTTTTGAAGAGCGATTTCTCCCAATTCCAGAAGTGTGCTTTTTAAGAATACTGCTCCTGTGGGATTCGCAGGGCTGCACAGTAGAATTGCCTTTGTTTTATCCGTAATTTTACTGCGAACCGCTTCGGGATCCAGAGAAAAACCTTCTTCTTCGACTACAGGCACATAAACCGGTTTAGCCGATGCAAGCTGAACATGTCTGGCGTGCGTGGAATACGTAGGTGTAGGAAGAATTACTTCGTCTCCGGGGTCGACAACAGCCAGAACTGCAGCGGCAAGCCCTTCTATCGCGCCCACTGTCACAATGATCTCGGATATATCGGTATTGATACCGTTATCCTTTGCAAGTTTCCGGCAGATTGCATTTCTCAGTTCAGGCAACCCCATGCTCGGTGAGTAACCACCCGTCAGTCCGTCTCCGATTGCCTTGATTGTGGCTTCTCTGATAAACTCAGGAGTATCGGATGTCGGCTTGGCCCATGAGAGAAAAGCTACATCGTCATATTGCGATGAAAGTCTGGTCATTTCGTGTATCGCGGACTTTGAAATTTCCTTTACTCGATGTGATATTCGTGATTCCATCTTCATCTTTCTCATATCCTTTTTTAAATGAAAGCTAAGAACATTGATAACATATCATTCAATAGAATTACAGGCACCGGTATTGTTTCAATCAAAGTTGCTGGGAATACAACGCTTTGAAATGCCAGCGGATGCTATCCTATCCTAGTCAGAGGATGCTCACTATCAGAGCTCCCCAGACCGTGAGAAGTACGTTTCCTATGGCGTAAGGTACAGTATACCCTATAACAGAAATTGAGCTGTTGGAATCCTCCTTAACCGAATTCAATGCGGCAGTACATGTTCCCGCCCCCGTCATGGCCCCCAGTAGAAGAACAGGATTCAGCTTCAGGGCGTACAGGCCAAAAATCCATGTAAGCACATGGGGAATGATCGTAAGACACGCTCCGGCAAAGAAAATGTTTATTCCTGCCTGCTGCAGGGCCGCTACAGCTCTCGGACCGGCTGAAATACCCACGCAAGCTATGAACAGGTTAAGCCCCAGGTTAGTGAATATCCACTGAGTTGGCACCGGTATGCTCCCCCATGTAGGCCTTGTAGATCTCAGCCAGCCAAAGAATATCCCGGAGACAAGTACCCCGCCTCCAACTCCCAGGGTCACGGGAACGCCTCCTATATTGATCGCCAGCAGTCCGACAAGAGTACCGGCTATAATGCCGATTCCTACTGTAACCAGATCGGTGATACTCGATTCCCGCTCCGGATATCCGATGACATTAACAAGTCTTTCAACATCCGGCCTGTTACCGATAACCCTCATGACATCTCCTGTGTACAGTTTTAAATTGGGACCAAGCGGAAGATCGTGTCCCTGACGTGAAATACCATGTATAAAGCATCCCTGTCCATATCTGCTGAATATCTCATTGAAGGTTTTACCATCGAGCTTTTTGTTTGTCAGACAGATTCCAAGGATTTCCCCAATCATTTCCCTTATGTACTTGTCATCTACTTCAGGGCCTATAACATCGCATGCTTTAAAAATAAGTCTTCGATAACCTGTGAGAACAACAACATCTCCCTTTTCAAGCCGGAGATCATCTTCAATCTTTTTGATTATCCTGTTCCCTCTTTTTAACATGTCTATCGCGACATAATTAGGGAATTTCGATTGAATCTCTGCAATCGTGCTGCCGATTGCTTCCTGGTTTTCCACGCTGTATGCCCTCGGCATTACAAGATTTGACCAGTGAAAAGCTTCAACGGTATCCCCCGCTTCCGCTGAACCAAGTTCCGCTTCCGCCTTTCTAGCTTCCGCGGGAAGATCGAACTTCCAGAGTTTCGCAAGTACTTTGAGCAGTACAATCAGTCCGGCAGTACCGAAAATGTATGTAACGGCATAAGCAACTGCCACATCCGATTTCAGGTTCATGTTGGAGGTTACTTCCTGATTGGCAAGATGAAGGATGGCTCCGTCGGCTGTACCGATCACGGAGGATTGAGTAAGGGCTCCTCCAAGCATCCCGCCCCCGTATCCAGCGTTAAGCCCGAAAGCTTTTGCAAGCAGTATCGCGGCAACCAGCGCAATAACGCAGAAGAAGACCGTTGTAAGAACGTATTTCATCCCTCCGCGTTTGAGTCCGCTGACAAAATCAGGGCCCACTCTGTAACCGATGGCGAAGATGAAGAACCCGAACGAAATAGTCTTGATAAGGCCTAGATCGTACTCCTTGTTCTTAAGTACCAGCGCTCCTATTACGATGGCTGCGAGCAGAACACTTGTGGTGGAACCAAGAGAGAATGTACCGAATTTCACCTTTCCAAGGGCATATCCGGCAGCCAGCGCCGCAAAAATTATCAGAGATGGATTATGCTGAAGGAATGTAACCAGTGCATTCATCTGGTTTTCTCCCATTCCTTTTTATACTCATCCAGCAAATCACTTATTCCTTTGCCTATTACCGCGTAATCAGCCTTGAACAGGTTGGCGAGAGAAACCCTTACCGACATTTCAGGAGCGTCAAAACCGCCGCCGTCCATCAGTACGATTCCTTTCTCCGCAGCCAGTCTCCAGACGAAGTCAATAGGTTCGTGGGCTTTTTCCATCCAGTTGCTGAATTCTTTCCCAAATCTCTCACGGGCAAGTTTCTTGATATCGATGGTCGTATAGTAGCATGCGTAAAATGGAAGTTCCGGCCCCTTCGTTCCCAGAGCATTGTAAAGGGTTTCGTACCTCTCATGAATAAGGTCCTGCATTTCCTTTCGGTATAGACGGCTATCGCTGTCCAACAATTCCTGAAGTGAGAAAAACACCATC harbors:
- a CDS encoding tetratricopeptide repeat protein — encoded protein: MSDKSDALKLLLKRFLIALPFFVVSLIMFKKGYPVSLFAVFPLALSACFMGEPLSMLITNPLGAIFFPKSSNPEINLMFSMPEARIMEGRYEEALDLLKEMIPRDPQRLEVYMRIMNLAVNRMKQPETARDVFHIGMKNIKNLRNRKILAHEYRRLMLLFRESTR
- a CDS encoding nucleotidyltransferase family protein, encoding MKHKSGMYQLSNMKKAALPDPITIAACRWLLSGGVSGAYAGPDPGRTHGLSPLLAKETGQGKISLFTAAEWFRREEILRPVLESISKEGIRLWAVKGFDLARSVYPFPGGRPMCDADLFLKIEDRQRILKVFDQCGWSRGSPGDGIFSSGIVSEMKMYRYGTMAELHTHIFYFPATFPGKLPADLFENGRLLEPGLTGFAWHNALLLVLIHMLTNSSIRPVWWVDICLLCRKVSEAGSWDKFALNAYETRLNGAIASALAVAADDLRAPVPGKVVSVLNKNVSGGDDILEKLRIGRKVPTLLNLKHLTGWKKVSWFYALLWLVLTGQKPLRRIQD
- a CDS encoding ABC transporter ATP-binding protein/permease, producing the protein MKSENDSKKIMLGRAVSFVWKSSPGLTIANLLLTLLQGLLPLIPLYLMKLLIDSVEEVISGVEAASFGHIGLLIGIMGGVALLMSAVKAIAGIVEQTQSRVVTDYMQDVLHEKSIGIDLAYYEDSRFYDTLHRAQSEAPFRPTSIVNGLIKTFQNCVSLLAMVGLLLSFHWIVAVILLAAALPGVFVKLKFSKISWKWQRKRTETERRAWYKHWLITSVGHAKELRLFGLGEHFRKRYRDLRTILREEMLGIARRKAAADLATQAVATVLVYGSLAFIAWQAFRSFITIGGMVMYFQAFQKGLGYLKGMLGSLAGLYEGNLFLSNLFDFLDIKPSVVNPPEPKPFPSPISRGIDFNHVNFCYPSGSSKALDDISLNIRQGEMLALVGENGSGKTTLVKLLCRLYDPDTGFISVDGTPIRDFKIEDHRDNISVTFQDYARYHLTAGQNISLGDIQHTYDETAIRRAAVTAGTDDLISNLPDGYNTVLGRWFKGGKELSIGEWQKIALARAFIRNSPIVILDEPTSALDAKSELDVFIKFRELVRGKTSVVISHRFSTVRMADRIAVMHKGRIVEQGTHEELMAKKGKYHEMYTIQASAYN
- a CDS encoding T9SS type A sorting domain-containing protein, producing the protein MMKKGPIAVSILLAALGTAAGKTPENLIIDSHGAGELSETDAANRPVLSGSEQILNSPGGHFKIHWTDSGSDSVSYAYALSIAIAADSSWQVQCNEMGFFQPPPDNGIGGDDLYDIYIVSLSGEVTGYTSCFGEYHPPDSTHDCSASYIVVHSSIPDADQRNCVVAHEFQHAIQISYDYNEAGWFMENCAVWMTEMVYPDADDYLGIISSGDNALRTPWLDIRSYSHGGFPWAWMMWDRWGYESVRSVWEYCASEGGNNMFGAHESMFTDHGITFEEFFMDYGAWRWFTADNWFDGCGMYNPEASTWLPGPVVLPCHDVTSLPFTGDQTADSPPERYGIHWIRVDLSNYQDNWIMMNFNGRDYFEWNMGVIMQNLSGQLYFEWFDCDPSTGDLELVLEANGWDYFIYFPAFMDITSLDHLYEISILLNNGIEGSSVVEDQLNLRVSSNPMPARGSVTFSLPESGSVLLQIYDLSGRKAATIVHGEMDAGIHTVPLDVPDLSPGTYFVVLFSGDSMAGERVVILRNEP
- a CDS encoding radical SAM protein, with the translated sequence MENSDFSVPKHAAAPSSVDISITGKCNLKCRYCFYSDEMVALSDLSTEEWKRIVSKLGKAKVMRVTLTGGEVFTRPDIFELVDSIIENRMRYSILTNGTLIDEKTITAFSVGKRRLRLDSIQVSIDGSCPEVHNLSRPGSFGRATRGLKLLVRNRFPATVRVTISKHNMDDLEDIAELLLDEIGLPSFTNNEASPIGAGCTYEDEVALDHVDTLRVGLMLEKLQKKYPGRITANAGPLAKLRMYREMEDARRTGQSISGWKMGFLSSCGGVFNKFGILHDGSIVPCSMLHDLTMGNMLADDMLDVWRNSPVIKEVRDRYVVQLSEISTCTDCEWVKYCNGGCPGITQQIQKTLLAPSWRGCYRAFLKANGIRSLYDVDAREDK
- a CDS encoding pyridoxal phosphate-dependent aminotransferase translates to MESRISHRVKEISKSAIHEMTRLSSQYDDVAFLSWAKPTSDTPEFIREATIKAIGDGLTGGYSPSMGLPELRNAICRKLAKDNGINTDISEIIVTVGAIEGLAAAVLAVVDPGDEVILPTPTYSTHARHVQLASAKPVYVPVVEEEGFSLDPEAVRSKITDKTKAILLCSPANPTGAVFLKSTLLELGEIALQNNLFIITDEAYEYFVYDNAEHFAIGSVPELKKNVISCFTFTKTYAMTGWRIGYLNADKSIIPQIQKAHIPLAICAPVVSQYAAIAALNGPQDCVETFRSKYLSARNLMCDRLDGFQEFFSYQRPQGSYLMFPKVLHSSIDQGSLHFAKELLREAKVSVTPGIAFGPTGENHIRMSFCVPENVIDKAFDRIEEFFNK
- a CDS encoding aspartate-alanine antiporter, which codes for MNALVTFLQHNPSLIIFAALAAGYALGKVKFGTFSLGSTTSVLLAAIVIGALVLKNKEYDLGLIKTISFGFFIFAIGYRVGPDFVSGLKRGGMKYVLTTVFFCVIALVAAILLAKAFGLNAGYGGGMLGGALTQSSVIGTADGAILHLANQEVTSNMNLKSDVAVAYAVTYIFGTAGLIVLLKVLAKLWKFDLPAEARKAEAELGSAEAGDTVEAFHWSNLVMPRAYSVENQEAIGSTIAEIQSKFPNYVAIDMLKRGNRIIKKIEDDLRLEKGDVVVLTGYRRLIFKACDVIGPEVDDKYIREMIGEILGICLTNKKLDGKTFNEIFSRYGQGCFIHGISRQGHDLPLGPNLKLYTGDVMRVIGNRPDVERLVNVIGYPERESSITDLVTVGIGIIAGTLVGLLAINIGGVPVTLGVGGGVLVSGIFFGWLRSTRPTWGSIPVPTQWIFTNLGLNLFIACVGISAGPRAVAALQQAGINIFFAGACLTIIPHVLTWIFGLYALKLNPVLLLGAMTGAGTCTAALNSVKEDSNSSISVIGYTVPYAIGNVLLTVWGALIVSIL